One genomic window of Saccopteryx bilineata isolate mSacBil1 chromosome 4, mSacBil1_pri_phased_curated, whole genome shotgun sequence includes the following:
- the GPRIN1 gene encoding G protein-regulated inducer of neurite outgrowth 1, whose product MRDYCPSPLKASSVPARYTPALSPGMYSRHSNPTGAGEGASCSEGPHGSLTCPSLTCIPPQEAATKETVGAHVISISGTPEVTFSEKPEPVSSAKSEPSSLENRNPMFLEKADSKSSKQADSTSIGKEDAGSMRKADPMFLGEAEPAVVLGKEDPVVSGRMDPETTRKEDPGSLGKVNPSCSSKVDTVSPRKEDSVISAKVDPLCSRQEESWYSEQKFPISSEEMGSAFVGKTDLVSLEKRDPGPLGQVDPGSLGQVDPGSLGKRVPGSLGKRDPGPLGQVDPGSLGQVDPGSFGKRDSGPSGQADPGSLGQVDPGSLGQVDPGSLGKRDPGSLGKRDPGPLGQVDPGSLGQVDPGSFGKRDSGPSGQADPGSLGQVDPGSFGKRDSGPSGQVDPGSLGKRESRPSGQVDPGSLGILTLGSSSKIEPISCGTVALGSTGRNQLLEMIDPVSMGNAETVSSAKEDPQFLVMKEPASSEKGDPVSMRMTKTGSTGQVDAVSLSKESPLSLEKVVPMPSRKPEPLSPAQAEPTSAGKTETVSRAEDPVSSRKMDPIISVGNIKTSSYGKVNLEPLGRMETVPSIPGDPKCLGTVEPSFSVKAEAVIGGKAAPLSSEKAGPVASGKAGPAPLGKVDLVSRGKAEMKPLGEANSVSSGKVAPTTLGQTALAPLRKAEALPEGKLDPLPPEKGNPVNSTKVDPGASGKAEPKSQGKAETKPPEQEGSTSSGKAGAASLQKKKPPALDKRDPGSLGKTDPVASGKVEPVALGKANSAPPLEKAEPLSLKNVATLSPELAEASPRWSDGKTCCSASSPSDAGSGEGRVDPAPASSTEACSLSQKVLVAAGAQRSPSPKADGPPPRPRTRDNFTKAPSWDASAPLPREDAGTQASAQACVSVAVSPMSPQDGTSGPAFSFQVAPRAPSPSPRLPSRRDAGLQVSLGAAEMRSVATGPMTPQAAAPPTAPPVFPEVRVRPGSALAAALAPPEAVEPVRDVSWDEKGMTWEVYGASMEVEVLGMAIQKHLERQIEEHGRQGAPAPPPAARPGPGRAGSVRAAPPEGGAKRPPGLFRSLLQSVRRPRCCSRAGPTAE is encoded by the coding sequence ATGAGGGATTACTGCCCCTCTCCACTGAAGGCCAGCTCTGTACCCGCCAGGTACACCCCTGCCCTAAGCCCAGGCATGTACTCAAGACACAGCAACCCCactggggctggggaaggggcctCCTGCTCTGAAGGTCCTCACGGGAGCTTGACCTGCCCATCCCTGACCTGCATCCCTCCCCAAGAGGCAGCCACCAAGGAGACAGTGGGGGCACATGTCATCTCGATCTCCGGGACACCAGAAGTCACCTTCTCTGAGAAGCCAGAGCCTGTGTCCTCAGCAAAATCTGAACCCTCATCCCTGGAGAACAGAAATCCCATGTTCTTGGAGAAAGCAGACTCCAAGTCTTCAAAGCAGGCAGACTCCACTTCCATAGGAAAGGAAGATGCTGGGTCCATGAGAAAGGCAGATCCCATGTTCCTAGGAGAGGCAGAGCCTGCAGTCGTCTTGGGGAAGGAGGATCCTGTGGTTTCTGGAAGGATGGATCCTGAGACCACAAGAAAAGAGGATCCTGGATCCTTGGGAAAGGTAAATCCTTCATGCTCCAGCAAAGTAGATACAGTGTCCCCAAGGAAGGAGGATTCTGTGATCTCAGCCAAAGTGGATCCTTTGTGCTCAAGACAGGAGGAGTCCTGGTATTCAGAACAGAAGTTTCCTATATCCTCAGAAGAGATGGGTTCTGCATTTGTGGGCAAGACAGATCTTGTGTCCTTGGAAAAGAGGGATCCTGGGCCCTTgggacaggtggatcctgggtccttgggacaggtggatcctgggtctTTGGGAAAGAGGGTTCCTGGGTCCTTGGGAAAGAGGGATCCTGGGCCCTTGGGACAAGTGGATCCTGGGTCCTTgggacaggtggatcctgggtccTTTGGAAAGAGGGATTCTGGGCCCTCAGGACAGGCAGATCCTGGGTCCTTgggacaggtggatcctgggtccttgggacaggtggatcctgggtctTTGGGAAAGAGGGATCCTGGGTCCTTGGGAAAGAGGGATCCTGGGCCCTTGGGACAAGTGGATCCTGGGTCCTTgggacaggtggatcctgggtccTTTGGAAAGAGGGATTCTGGGCCCTCAGGACAGGCAGATCCTGGGTCCTTgggacaggtggatcctgggtccTTTGGAAAGAGGGATTCTGGGCCCTCAGGACAGGTAGATCCTGGGTCCTTGGGAAAGAGGGAATCTAGGCCCTCaggacaggtggatcctgggtccTTGGGAATTCTGACTCTAGGGTCATCAAGCAAAATCGAGCCTATATCCTGTGgaacagtggctttgggatcaaCAGGAAGGAATCAACTCTTGGAGATGATAGATCCTGTATCTATGGGAAATGCAGAAACTGTGTCCTCTGCAAAAGAGGACCCTCAGTTCCTGGTAATGAAGGAGCCTGCCTCCTCAGAAAAGGGAGATCCCGTGTCTATGAGAATGACAAAAACCGGGTCCACTGGACAGGTGGATGCTGTGTCCTTAAGCAAGGAGAGTCCACTTTCACTGGAAAAGGTGGTTCCCATGCCCTCAAGAAAGCCAGAGCCCTTGTCACCTGCACAGGCTGAACCAACATCTGCGGGAAAGACGGAAACTGTATCAAGAGCAGAAGACCCGGTGTCTTCCAGAAAGATGGATCCCATTATTTCTGTGggaaatataaaaacatcatCTTATGGAAAAGTGAATCTTGAACCTTTAGGAAGGATGGAAACTGTGCCATCCATTCCAGGGGATCCCAAGTGCTTGGGAACAGTGGAACCCTCATTCTCTGTAAAAGCTGAGGCTGTGATTGGGGGGAAAGCAGCTCCATTGTCCTCAGAGAAGGCAGGTCCTGTGGCCTCAGGGAAGGCTGGTCCTGCCCCCTTGGGCAAGGTGGACCTGGTGAGCAGGGGTAAGGCGGAAATGAAGCCCCTTGGAGAAGCGAACTCCGTGTCTTCAGGGAAGGTGGCCCCCACAACTCTAGGGCAGACAGCCCTGGCACCCTTGAGAAAAGCAGAAGCGCTCCCAGAGGGAAAGTTGGATCCTCTGCCTCCAGAGAAGGGGAATCCTGTGAACTCCACAAAGGTAGACCCTGGGGCCTCAGGGAAAGCTGAACCCAAGTCCCAGGGCAAAGCAGAGACAAAGCCTCCAGAGCAGGAGGGTTCCACTTCATCAGGAAAAGCAGGGGCTGCGTCTCTGCAAAAGAAAAAGCCACCGGCCTTGGACAAGAGGGACCCTGGATCCTTAGGAAAAACTGACCCTGTTGCCTCCGGAAAAGTAGAGCCTGTGGCCCTGGGGAAGGCCAACTCTGCACCACCTCTGGAAAAAGCGGAGCCCCTATCCTTGAAGAATGTGGCCACCCTGAGTCCAGAGCTGGCGGAGGCCTCCCCAAGGTGGTCAGATGGTAAAACCTGCTGTTCAGCCTCTTCTCCCTCAGATGCCGGGAGTGGTGAGGGCCGCGTGGACCCGGCGCCAGCGTCCAGCACCGAGGCCTGCAGCCTGAGCCAGAAAGTCCTGGTGGCTGCTGGGGCCCAGAGAAGCCCCAGCCCCAAGGCTGATGGACCCCCGCCCAGGCCACGAACTCGTGACAACTTCACTAAGGCGCCATCGTGGGATGCGAGCGCCCCGCTGCCGCGCGAGGATGCGGGCACGCAGGCGAGCGCTCAAGCTTGCGTGTCGGTGGCCGTGAGCCCTATGTCTCCGCAGGATGGCACGAGCGGCCCGGCCTTCAGCTTCCAGGTGGCGCCGCGCGCGCCCAGCCCCTCGCCCAGGCTGCCTTCGCGCCGGGACGCGGGCCTGCAGGTGTCGCTGGGGGCCGCCGAGATGCGCTCTGTCGCCACTGGGCCCATGACACCGCAGGCCGCGGCGCCGCCCACCGCGCCACCCGTCTTCCCGGAGGTGCGGGTACGGCCTGGCTCAGCGCTGGCCGCAGCTTTGGCGCCCCCGGAGGCGGTTGAGCCTGTGCGTGACGTGAGTTGGGACGAAAAGGGCATGACATGGGAGGTGTACGGCGCCTCTATGGAGGTGGAAGTGCTGGGCATGGCCATCCAGAAACACCTAGAGCGACAGATCGAGGAGCACGGCCGCCAAGGGGCACCCGCGCCAccgcccgccgcccgcccggGCCCTGGCCGTGCAGGCTCAGTGCGCGCTGCGCCCCCCGAGGGCGGCGCCAAGCGCCCACCTGGCCTCTTTCGCTCGCTGCTGCAGAGCGTGCGCCGGCCGCGGTGCTGCTCGCGGGCTGGACCCACGGCCGAGTGA